In the genome of Cercospora beticola chromosome 2, complete sequence, one region contains:
- the PHO5 gene encoding acid phosphatase pho5 — translation MAARTAGGNSAFHNFHNDYAHIQDPNERRRLALAEIDKAPFGWYHVRAIAVAGIGFFTDAYDIFAIGIVTTMLGMVYYQDPSIPASAQGKLPVSSDTAIKVATSGGTVIGQLGFGFLADVVGRKKMYGLELILIIFATLAQALSAHSPAIEIVGVIIFWRVLMGIGIGGDYPLSSVITSEFATTKWRGAMMGAVFAQQGLGQFAAGIVALIVTVGFKESLQSASSQATCDGVCNLAVDKMWRVVIGMGAVPGCIALYFRLTIPETPRYTFDVSRDVVKAGSDVKAYLAGTAEGVPDELTRVATMRDAAPQLETPKPSWKDFFGHIGQWKYGKVLFGTASSWFLLDVAFYGVGLNNSTILQAIGYGKGNNAYEFLYNIAVGNVILVCAGAIPGYWVTVATVDTLGRKPIQLMGFVILTILFCIMGFAYHQIGTSGLLACYVLAQFFFNFGPNSTTFIVPGECFPTRYRSTCHGISAASGKIGSIIAQAAIAPLRTRGATSTNPSPWLNHVLQIFALFMLLGCFTTFLIPETKRLTLEQLAGEVPGTPQYDPVLAGRGAVTRQDSSEQEHISQEKAQQNV, via the exons ATGGCCGCAAGAACT GCTGGAGGCAATTCTGCCTTCCACAA CTTCCACAATGACTACGCTCACATCCAAGACCCCAACGAGCGACGACGTCTCGCGCTCGCCGAAATCGACAAG GCACCCTTTGGCTGGTACCATGTCCGTGCCATCGCAGTGGCAGGCATCGGTTTCTTCACCGACGCTTACGATATCTTCGCCATTGGTATTGTGACGACGATGCTGGGCATGGTCTACTACCAAGACCCAAGCATTCCAGCATCTGCCCAAGGCAAACTCCCGGTCTCTTCTGACACCG CCATCAAAGTCGCAACTTCTGGTGGCACCGTCATTGGCCAGCTTGGATTTGGTTTCCTCGCCGATGTCGTTGGACGTAAGAAGATGTACGGTCTTGAACTGattctcatcatcttcgcaacTCTGGCTCAGGCTCTTTCCGCCCACTCTCCCGCCATCGAAATTGTTGGagtcatcatcttctggcGTGTTCTCATGGGTATCGGCATCGGTGGTGATTACCCACTGTCTTCCGTCATTACTTCCGAATTCGCGACCACAAAATGGAGAGGTGCCATGATGGGAGCTGTGTTCGCTCAGCAAGGTCTCGGCCAGTTCGCTGCTGGTATCGTTGCTCTCATTGTCACTGTCGGCTTCAAGGAGTCTCTCCAGAGCGCCAGCAGCCAGGCCACTTGCGATGGTGTTTGCAATCTTGCCGTTGACAAGATGTGGCGTGTCGTTATCGGTATGGGTGCTGTCCCAGGCTGTATCGCCCTCTACTTCCGTCTCACGATTCCCGAAACACCTCGATACACATTCGATGTCTCCCGCGATGTTGTCAAGGCTGGCTCCGATGTGAAGGCATACCTCGCTGGCACTGCTGAGGGTGTTCCGGATGAGCTCACTCGCGTAGCCACCATGCGCGATGCTGCGCCTCAGCTGGAGACTCCCAAGCCCTCGTGGAAAGACTTTTTCGGGCACATCGGCCAATGGAAATACGGCAAGGTCCTGTTTGGAACGGCTTCCTCCTGGTTCCTGCTTGATGTTGCCTTTTATGGTGTCGGTCTCAACAACTCCACGATTCTCCAAGCCATCGGCTACGGCAAGGGCAACAACGCTTATGAGTTTCTCTACAACATCGCCGTCGGCAACGTCATTCTGGTCTGTGCTGGTGCGATTCCAGGCTACTGGGTAACAGTCGCTACTGTCGACACACTTGGACGTAAGCCAATTCAACTCATGggcttcgtcatcctcaccATCCTGTTCTGCATCATGGGTTTCGCATACCACCAAATCGGAACGAGCGGGCTCCTAGCATGCTACGTCCTCGCTCAAttcttcttcaacttcgGACCCAACTCGACAACCTTCATCGTGCCCGGAGAGTGCTTCCCAACTCGCTACCGCTCCACATGCCACGGTATCTCCGCCGCCTCAGGCAAGATCGGATCCATCATCGCCCAAGCCGCTATCGCTCCTCTCCGAACTCGTGGCGCCACATCTACCAACCCTAGCCCTTGGCTCAACCACGTCCTTCAAATCTTCGCGCTCTTCATGTTGCTCGGCTGCTTCACCACTTTCCTCATTCCAGAGACTAAGCGCTTGACATTGGAGCAACTTGCCGGTGAAGTCCCGGGTACTCCACAGTACGATCCTGTACTTGCGGGTCGTGGCGCCGTCACTCGTCAGGACTCTTCGGAACAGGAGCACATTAGCCAAGAGAAGGCTCAACAGAACGTCTAG